A single region of the Larus michahellis chromosome W, bLarMic1.1, whole genome shotgun sequence genome encodes:
- the LOC141735492 gene encoding follistatin-like isoform X1 has protein sequence MLNQRIHPGMLLLLMFLCHFMEDHTVQAGNCWLRQARNGRCQVLYKTDLSKEECCKSGRLTTSWTEEDVNDNTLFKWMIFNGGAPNCIPCKETCENVECGPGKKCKMNKKNKPRCVCAPDCSNISWKGPVCGLDGKTYRNECALLKARCKEQPELEVQYQGKCKKTCRDVLCPGSSTCVVDQTNNAYCVTCNQICPEPTSPEQYLCGNDGITYASACHLRKATCLLGRSIGLAYEGKCIKAKSCEDIQCSAGKKCLWDFKVGRGRCALCNELCPESKSDEAVCASDNTTYPSECAMKEAACSMGALLEVKHSGSCNSINEDPEEDDEDEDQDYSFPISSILEW, from the exons ATGTTAAATCAGAGAATCCACCCGGGCATGCTCTTACTTCTGATGTTTCTCTGCCACTTCATGGAAGATCACACAGTGCAGG CTGGGAACTGCTGGCTTCGGCAGGCGCGGAACGGCCGCTGCCAGGTCCTCTACAAAACCGACCTCAGCAAGGAGGAGTGCTGCAAGAGCGGCCGCCTGACAACTTCGTGGACGGAAGAGGACGTCAACGACAACACGCTTTTTAAATGGATGATTTTTAATGGAGGAGCCCCAAACTGCATCCCGTGCAAAG AAACGTGTGAGAACGTGGAATGTGGACCCGggaagaaatgtaaaatgaacaAGAAGAACAAACCTCGGTGTGTTTGTGCTCCAGATTGCTCTAATATCTCTTGGAAGGGCCCCGTGTGTGGCTTAGATGGGAAAACCTACAGGAACGAGTGTGCCCTTCTCAAAGCCAGATGTAAAGAACAGCCTGAACTTGAAGTCCAGTATCAGGGCAAATGCAAAA aGACCTGTAGGGATGTTTTATGCCCAGGCAGCTCCACATGTGTGGTTGATCAAACTAATAATGCCTACTGTGTGACATGTAATCAAATTTGCCCAGAGCCTACCTCCCCTGAACAGTATCTCTGCGGGAATGACGGCATAACTTACGCCAGTGCCTGCCACCTGAGGAAAGCTACCTGCCTACTGGGCAGATCCATTGGATTAGCCTACGAAGGAAAATGCATCA AAGCCAAATCCTGTGAAGACATTCAGTGCAGTGCTGGGAAGAAATGCTTGTGGGATTTTAAGGTTGGCAGAGGTCGGTGTGCCCTCTGCAATGAGCTCTGCCCTGAAAGCAAGTCAGACGAGGCAGTCTGTGCCAGCGATAACACAACTTACCCAAGTGAGTGTGCCATGAAAGAGGCAGCCTGCTCCATGGGTGCGCTTCTAGAAGTAAAGCACTCCGGATCTTGCAACT CCATTAATGAAGACCCAgaagaagatgatgaagatgaaGACCAGGACTACAGCTTTCCTATATCTTCCATTCTAGAGTGGTAA
- the LOC141735492 gene encoding follistatin-like isoform X2, whose amino-acid sequence MLNQRIHPGMLLLLMFLCHFMEDHTVQAGNCWLRQARNGRCQVLYKTDLSKEECCKSGRLTTSWTEEDVNDNTLFKWMIFNGGAPNCIPCKETCENVECGPGKKCKMNKKNKPRCVCAPDCSNISWKGPVCGLDGKTYRNECALLKARCKEQPELEVQYQGKCKKTCRDVLCPGSSTCVVDQTNNAYCVTCNQICPEPTSPEQYLCGNDGITYASACHLRKATCLLGRSIGLAYEGKCIKAKSCEDIQCSAGKKCLWDFKVGRGRCALCNELCPESKSDEAVCASDNTTYPSECAMKEAACSMGALLEVKHSGSCNSPLYSPI is encoded by the exons ATGTTAAATCAGAGAATCCACCCGGGCATGCTCTTACTTCTGATGTTTCTCTGCCACTTCATGGAAGATCACACAGTGCAGG CTGGGAACTGCTGGCTTCGGCAGGCGCGGAACGGCCGCTGCCAGGTCCTCTACAAAACCGACCTCAGCAAGGAGGAGTGCTGCAAGAGCGGCCGCCTGACAACTTCGTGGACGGAAGAGGACGTCAACGACAACACGCTTTTTAAATGGATGATTTTTAATGGAGGAGCCCCAAACTGCATCCCGTGCAAAG AAACGTGTGAGAACGTGGAATGTGGACCCGggaagaaatgtaaaatgaacaAGAAGAACAAACCTCGGTGTGTTTGTGCTCCAGATTGCTCTAATATCTCTTGGAAGGGCCCCGTGTGTGGCTTAGATGGGAAAACCTACAGGAACGAGTGTGCCCTTCTCAAAGCCAGATGTAAAGAACAGCCTGAACTTGAAGTCCAGTATCAGGGCAAATGCAAAA aGACCTGTAGGGATGTTTTATGCCCAGGCAGCTCCACATGTGTGGTTGATCAAACTAATAATGCCTACTGTGTGACATGTAATCAAATTTGCCCAGAGCCTACCTCCCCTGAACAGTATCTCTGCGGGAATGACGGCATAACTTACGCCAGTGCCTGCCACCTGAGGAAAGCTACCTGCCTACTGGGCAGATCCATTGGATTAGCCTACGAAGGAAAATGCATCA AAGCCAAATCCTGTGAAGACATTCAGTGCAGTGCTGGGAAGAAATGCTTGTGGGATTTTAAGGTTGGCAGAGGTCGGTGTGCCCTCTGCAATGAGCTCTGCCCTGAAAGCAAGTCAGACGAGGCAGTCTGTGCCAGCGATAACACAACTTACCCAAGTGAGTGTGCCATGAAAGAGGCAGCCTGCTCCATGGGTGCGCTTCTAGAAGTAAAGCACTCCGGATCTTGCAACT CTCCCCTGTATTCCCCCATCTAG
- the LOC141735492 gene encoding follistatin-like isoform X3: MLNQRIHPGMLLLLMFLCHFMEDHTVQAGNCWLRQARNGRCQVLYKTDLSKEECCKSGRLTTSWTEEDVNDNTLFKWMIFNGGAPNCIPCKETCENVECGPGKKCKMNKKNKPRCVCAPDCSNISWKGPVCGLDGKTYRNECALLKARCKEQPELEVQYQGKCKKTCRDVLCPGSSTCVVDQTNNAYCVTCNQICPEPTSPEQYLCGNDGITYASACHLRKATCLLGRSIGLAYEGKCIKAKSCEDIQCSAGKKCLWDFKVGRGRCALCNELCPESKSDEAVCASDNTTYPSECAMKEAACSMGALLEVKHSGSCN, from the exons ATGTTAAATCAGAGAATCCACCCGGGCATGCTCTTACTTCTGATGTTTCTCTGCCACTTCATGGAAGATCACACAGTGCAGG CTGGGAACTGCTGGCTTCGGCAGGCGCGGAACGGCCGCTGCCAGGTCCTCTACAAAACCGACCTCAGCAAGGAGGAGTGCTGCAAGAGCGGCCGCCTGACAACTTCGTGGACGGAAGAGGACGTCAACGACAACACGCTTTTTAAATGGATGATTTTTAATGGAGGAGCCCCAAACTGCATCCCGTGCAAAG AAACGTGTGAGAACGTGGAATGTGGACCCGggaagaaatgtaaaatgaacaAGAAGAACAAACCTCGGTGTGTTTGTGCTCCAGATTGCTCTAATATCTCTTGGAAGGGCCCCGTGTGTGGCTTAGATGGGAAAACCTACAGGAACGAGTGTGCCCTTCTCAAAGCCAGATGTAAAGAACAGCCTGAACTTGAAGTCCAGTATCAGGGCAAATGCAAAA aGACCTGTAGGGATGTTTTATGCCCAGGCAGCTCCACATGTGTGGTTGATCAAACTAATAATGCCTACTGTGTGACATGTAATCAAATTTGCCCAGAGCCTACCTCCCCTGAACAGTATCTCTGCGGGAATGACGGCATAACTTACGCCAGTGCCTGCCACCTGAGGAAAGCTACCTGCCTACTGGGCAGATCCATTGGATTAGCCTACGAAGGAAAATGCATCA AAGCCAAATCCTGTGAAGACATTCAGTGCAGTGCTGGGAAGAAATGCTTGTGGGATTTTAAGGTTGGCAGAGGTCGGTGTGCCCTCTGCAATGAGCTCTGCCCTGAAAGCAAGTCAGACGAGGCAGTCTGTGCCAGCGATAACACAACTTACCCAAGTGAGTGTGCCATGAAAGAGGCAGCCTGCTCCATGGGTGCGCTTCTAGAAGTAAAGCACTCCGGATCTTGCAACT gA